Proteins from one bacterium genomic window:
- a CDS encoding ABC transporter ATP-binding protein, producing MPELRRQRLTAPRPDGVAKSAHRPLIDLRRVVKTYTSTAGSFIVLKGVDLQVDHGEFVAVIGKSGSGKTTLINMIAGIDRPTSGEVYVNDTPVHRLSEGQLAAWRGQTIGIVFQFFQLLPTLSLLENIMLPMDFVGQFPPPQRPARAMALLAQVEMARHADKLPSAVSGGEQQRVAIARALANDPPLILADEPTGNLDSLTAEVVYRLFQGLVQQGKTIVMVTHDPDLARQSSRSVLVADGEIIDRAHQQEAPSAIGPIVTVRDRQLAGADRVESAR from the coding sequence TTGCCGGAGTTGCGACGCCAACGGCTAACCGCACCTCGCCCGGACGGTGTAGCAAAATCCGCGCACCGGCCCCTCATCGACCTTCGGCGCGTGGTCAAAACCTACACCAGTACGGCCGGTTCCTTTATCGTTCTCAAGGGCGTGGATCTACAGGTCGATCACGGTGAGTTCGTGGCCGTGATCGGTAAGTCTGGCAGCGGCAAGACGACGCTCATCAATATGATCGCCGGCATCGACCGGCCCACGTCGGGCGAAGTATATGTCAACGATACGCCGGTCCATCGGCTAAGCGAAGGACAGCTGGCCGCATGGCGTGGCCAGACGATCGGCATCGTCTTCCAGTTCTTTCAGTTGCTGCCCACTCTTTCATTGCTCGAAAACATCATGTTGCCGATGGACTTCGTCGGACAGTTTCCGCCCCCACAGCGTCCGGCGCGGGCGATGGCGTTGCTGGCACAAGTGGAGATGGCGCGCCACGCCGACAAGCTGCCCTCAGCGGTGTCCGGCGGCGAGCAGCAACGCGTGGCCATCGCGCGAGCCCTTGCGAACGATCCTCCGCTCATCCTCGCCGACGAGCCAACCGGGAACCTGGATTCTCTGACGGCGGAAGTGGTCTATCGATTGTTCCAAGGACTCGTCCAGCAGGGCAAGACCATCGTCATGGTCACCCACGATCCCGATCTTGCCAGGCAGTCGAGCCGATCGGTATTGGTTGCGGACGGTGAGATCATCGATCGCGCTCATCAACAGGAAGCGCCGTCTGCGATCGGTCCTATCGTGACCGTTCGGGATCGGCAACTTGCCGGCGCGGACCGCGTGGAGTCGGCGCGATGA
- a CDS encoding ABC transporter permease: MSPRWRKVARDLWGNKTRTALVVLSIAVGVFAVGMITASRTMLTRGLAADYGASHPSSATIYTNEPFDDDVVNAVRQTRGVKEAEGRHSFSVRARVGGSNWRELQLAALADYSDVRVNKITLDQGIWPPPRRQFLIERSSLPSLGAHVGDWVTVRLRDGKERQIRLAGIVHDINQFATPFTGIAYGYVTGETAEWLRESPGYNELYVITSGDPRDKANVERVTQKVQDKVERSGRTVFRVYIQAGKHWLDDPLRALILILGVLGALSLLLSGFLVVNTISSVLAQQIRQIGVMKAIGARSSQIMAMYLTMIATYAALGLAVGVPLGALGAQALSDFNARFLNFSIRDHSIPPYTILLEAAAGLLVPLAAAIGPVIVGSRITVHRALTSYGLTDQGSHGTWLDSWTKWATWLSRPVVLSVRNTARRTGRLMLTLATLTLAGAIFMSVVTVRASTARTVNAVFGQWSGDVWVLLEQPYRIDRLQHEAQRLPGVVGTETWRILSARRVRPDGTESGNYFIYAPPAATKLFHPQMIEGRWLLSQDENAVVVSTDVLAEERDLRVGGDLTFKVGDRKRTFRIVGLAQTLLTRDEPSVYVNFPSFGALLGGGNRADWMMLVTERHDAAYQSAVTATLNAYFERLGLRIRSAFPMAEHQAQVQAIFNVIVALLMIMAVLLASVGGLGLAGTMSINVLERTREIGVMRALGARNGTVQGIVIVEGVAIGVMSWALAAPLSVPLSVALSHALGMALLRTPLSYTFSFGGVLLWLGLTIAIATAASAVPAWNASRLPVRDTLAYE; encoded by the coding sequence ATGAGTCCCCGATGGCGTAAAGTCGCCCGCGATCTGTGGGGGAACAAGACGCGAACCGCGCTGGTCGTGCTTTCCATTGCGGTCGGTGTATTCGCCGTCGGCATGATCACGGCGTCACGGACAATGCTCACCCGCGGGCTCGCGGCAGATTACGGGGCCTCCCACCCGAGCAGCGCGACGATCTACACGAACGAACCGTTCGACGACGATGTGGTGAACGCCGTACGCCAGACGCGCGGAGTGAAGGAAGCCGAAGGTCGACACAGCTTTAGCGTTCGGGCCCGGGTGGGCGGTAGCAACTGGCGCGAACTGCAGCTGGCCGCGCTCGCCGACTACTCCGACGTGCGAGTGAACAAGATCACGCTGGATCAGGGTATATGGCCTCCCCCCCGCCGTCAATTCCTCATCGAACGCTCGTCGCTGCCATCTCTGGGGGCGCACGTTGGGGACTGGGTGACCGTGCGGCTCCGAGACGGAAAGGAGCGACAAATTCGACTCGCCGGTATCGTCCACGATATTAATCAGTTCGCGACCCCGTTCACCGGGATCGCGTACGGGTACGTCACGGGTGAAACAGCAGAGTGGTTGCGCGAGTCACCAGGCTATAACGAACTGTACGTGATCACCTCCGGCGATCCGCGGGACAAGGCCAACGTCGAGCGGGTCACGCAAAAGGTTCAGGACAAAGTCGAGCGGAGCGGTCGCACCGTTTTCCGCGTCTACATCCAAGCGGGGAAGCATTGGTTGGACGACCCCTTGCGGGCGCTCATCTTGATCCTCGGGGTGCTGGGTGCCCTGTCCCTGCTCCTCAGCGGCTTCCTTGTGGTCAATACGATCTCGTCGGTGCTCGCGCAGCAGATCCGGCAGATCGGGGTGATGAAGGCCATCGGGGCCCGCAGCTCCCAGATCATGGCGATGTATCTGACGATGATCGCCACGTATGCCGCGCTCGGCCTTGCCGTCGGGGTGCCGCTGGGGGCCCTGGGTGCGCAGGCGCTCAGCGACTTTAACGCGCGCTTTCTCAACTTCAGCATCCGTGACCACTCGATACCGCCTTACACCATATTGCTGGAGGCCGCGGCGGGATTATTGGTGCCGTTAGCCGCCGCAATCGGGCCTGTGATCGTCGGCAGCCGAATCACGGTCCACCGCGCACTCACGTCGTACGGGTTGACCGATCAGGGGTCGCACGGGACGTGGCTGGACTCGTGGACGAAATGGGCGACCTGGCTTTCTCGTCCCGTGGTGCTGTCGGTGCGGAACACCGCACGGCGGACGGGCCGACTCATGCTGACGTTGGCAACGCTGACCTTGGCGGGAGCGATTTTCATGAGCGTGGTGACCGTTCGGGCGTCGACGGCAAGGACGGTCAACGCCGTCTTCGGGCAGTGGAGCGGCGATGTGTGGGTGCTGCTCGAGCAACCATATCGCATTGACCGGCTTCAACACGAGGCGCAGCGCCTGCCGGGGGTCGTGGGCACGGAAACGTGGCGCATCCTCAGCGCTCGTCGTGTGCGGCCGGACGGCACGGAGAGCGGCAACTACTTCATCTACGCGCCGCCGGCGGCGACCAAGCTCTTTCATCCCCAGATGATCGAGGGGCGGTGGCTGCTTTCACAGGATGAGAACGCGGTTGTGGTGAGCACCGACGTCCTCGCGGAGGAGCGCGACCTGCGAGTTGGAGGCGACCTGACCTTTAAAGTGGGCGACCGCAAGCGCACGTTTCGGATCGTCGGGCTGGCACAGACGCTGTTGACGCGAGACGAGCCGAGCGTCTATGTGAACTTCCCCTCGTTCGGAGCCTTGCTGGGCGGGGGGAATCGGGCGGACTGGATGATGCTTGTGACGGAGCGGCATGACGCCGCATACCAGTCCGCCGTGACCGCGACACTGAATGCGTATTTTGAGCGTCTCGGACTCAGGATTCGGTCGGCCTTTCCGATGGCGGAACACCAAGCACAAGTCCAGGCCATCTTCAACGTCATTGTCGCACTGCTGATGATTATGGCCGTGCTGCTTGCGTCAGTGGGCGGGCTCGGCCTGGCGGGGACGATGAGCATCAACGTGCTGGAGCGCACTCGAGAGATCGGGGTGATGCGGGCGCTCGGCGCCCGCAACGGAACGGTGCAGGGCATCGTCATTGTGGAGGGCGTGGCAATTGGCGTGATGAGTTGGGCGCTCGCCGCGCCGCTTTCCGTCCCGTTGAGCGTCGCCCTGAGCCATGCGCTCGGGATGGCGCTCCTCCGCACTCCGCTTTCGTACACGTTCTCATTTGGCGGAGTGCTGTTGTGGCTGGGGCTGACGATCGCCATCGCGACGGCGGCCAGCGCCGTACCCGCCTGGAATGCGTCGCGGCTCCCCGTGCGAGACACGCTGGCCTATGAGTA